One genomic window of Polyangium aurulentum includes the following:
- a CDS encoding four helix bundle protein — protein MLRIYEVVLRMAAGAATVADQIERRDGDLARQMRRAITSVALNTAEGMGNTGGHKRQRYQSALGSAREVLACVQVAQAMRYVSTVDEALLDQMNHIIATLARLVHRCA, from the coding sequence ATGCTTCGAATCTATGAAGTGGTGCTGAGGATGGCGGCTGGGGCGGCTACGGTGGCCGATCAGATTGAACGGCGAGACGGGGACCTGGCGCGGCAAATGCGCAGGGCCATCACCAGCGTTGCATTGAATACTGCGGAGGGCATGGGCAATACCGGGGGGCACAAGCGGCAGCGATATCAAAGTGCGCTCGGCTCGGCTCGGGAAGTCCTGGCTTGCGTCCAGGTGGCGCAGGCCATGCGGTACGTCAGCACCGTGGATGAGGCACTGCTCGACCAGATGAACCACATCATCGCAACACTCGCCCGGCTCGTTCACCGCTGCGCCTGA